A single Ketogulonicigenium vulgare WSH-001 DNA region contains:
- a CDS encoding UDP-2,3-diacylglucosamine diphosphatase: MRSTTPLSGADNAAQTPKTMRTLFLSDLHLGSRGAQAKMVLEFLEAYDAPTIYLVGDIVDGWRLKKSWYWPQSHNEVVRTLLRKADNGTRIIYLPGNHDEFLRDYPGVHFGGIEIIDRVIHVTADGKRYLVIHGDQFDAVITKAKWLAHVGDWAYTWAMGLNSIINFVRRRMGLSYWSLSAVAKSKVKKAVNFIGHFEDTLSVEAQRSGTDGVICGHIHAAANHMMGDVHYLNTGDWVDGCTALVEHESGEFEVIYWNRSNMLQLADNRVA, encoded by the coding sequence ATGAGAAGCACGACCCCCCTCTCTGGCGCGGATAACGCCGCACAAACGCCCAAAACCATGCGCACACTGTTCTTGTCGGACCTGCATCTTGGATCGCGCGGCGCGCAGGCCAAGATGGTGCTGGAATTTCTAGAGGCCTATGACGCCCCGACCATCTATCTGGTCGGCGATATCGTCGATGGCTGGCGTCTGAAGAAATCCTGGTATTGGCCGCAAAGCCATAACGAGGTTGTCCGCACCCTGCTGCGCAAGGCTGATAACGGTACGCGCATCATCTATCTGCCCGGCAACCATGATGAATTCCTGCGTGACTACCCCGGTGTCCACTTTGGCGGGATCGAGATTATCGACCGCGTGATCCACGTCACCGCCGATGGCAAACGCTATCTGGTTATCCATGGCGACCAATTCGATGCCGTCATCACCAAGGCCAAATGGCTCGCCCATGTCGGTGACTGGGCCTACACTTGGGCGATGGGGCTGAATTCGATCATCAACTTTGTGCGCCGCCGCATGGGCCTGTCCTATTGGTCGCTATCGGCTGTTGCGAAAAGCAAAGTGAAAAAAGCCGTGAATTTTATTGGCCACTTTGAAGACACCCTCTCGGTCGAGGCGCAGCGCAGCGGCACTGATGGTGTCATCTGCGGCCATATCCACGCCGCTGCAAACCATATGATGGGCGATGTCCATTATCTGAACACCGGTGACTGGGTTGACGGATGCACCGCCCTTGTGGAACACGAGAGCGGCGAATTCGAAGTGATCTACTGGAATCGCTCGAATATGTTGCAGCTTGCCGACAACCGCGTTGCCTGA
- a CDS encoding glycosyltransferase has product MYTILAAYAIGSLIAQGVTCAVTARHANKRVPAGIAPDGITVLRPVSGLHPGIEDTIASSFTLEGCPHEVIFCISDPHDPAIPLVQAALAAHPDQDAKLLVGLDEASFNPKIDNLQKGWAAAKYEKVLMVDSNVRLSPDTLMVAEGLRQQQDVGLVTSPPLAVAPEGLAAELETAFLNSHQLRWQLFADALGYGFAQGKLLYLRKEQLGNMGLNALTVEYAEDAASTKVIRRQGMRVVLMLPPVSQIVGKRKLRGIWGRQERWAQLRWNSFSTQYLAEIFSGAFLPFVAAAIAFGWWALAFAALWYLIEIVMIRRCGWHLNAVQVACLPVRDLLLPVIWVIGLLKRTYEWNGHIIRLSREGPNQG; this is encoded by the coding sequence ATGTATACAATACTAGCCGCCTACGCCATCGGCAGCCTTATCGCCCAGGGCGTCACCTGCGCTGTCACGGCGCGCCACGCGAACAAACGCGTCCCCGCTGGCATCGCACCCGATGGCATCACCGTTTTGCGCCCTGTATCTGGGCTGCATCCGGGGATCGAGGACACGATCGCCTCCAGCTTTACGCTGGAAGGTTGTCCGCATGAGGTGATCTTCTGCATCTCGGACCCGCATGATCCGGCGATCCCGCTGGTGCAGGCCGCGCTTGCGGCGCATCCTGATCAGGATGCCAAGCTGCTCGTCGGTCTGGACGAAGCCAGCTTTAACCCCAAGATCGACAATCTGCAAAAGGGCTGGGCCGCGGCGAAATACGAAAAGGTGCTGATGGTTGACAGCAATGTCCGCCTGTCGCCCGACACATTGATGGTCGCCGAAGGGCTGCGCCAGCAACAGGATGTGGGCCTTGTCACCTCGCCCCCGCTTGCCGTCGCGCCCGAGGGGCTGGCGGCCGAGCTGGAAACGGCCTTCCTCAATTCGCACCAACTGCGCTGGCAATTGTTCGCGGATGCGCTGGGTTACGGTTTTGCCCAAGGCAAGCTGCTGTATCTGCGCAAGGAACAACTGGGCAATATGGGCCTGAACGCACTGACGGTGGAATATGCCGAGGACGCGGCCTCGACCAAAGTCATTCGCCGTCAGGGGATGCGTGTCGTGCTGATGCTGCCGCCGGTCAGCCAGATCGTCGGCAAGCGCAAGCTGCGCGGCATTTGGGGCCGTCAGGAACGCTGGGCGCAGCTGCGCTGGAATTCCTTTTCGACACAATATCTGGCCGAGATCTTTTCCGGCGCGTTTCTGCCCTTTGTCGCCGCTGCCATCGCTTTTGGCTGGTGGGCGCTGGCCTTTGCCGCGCTGTGGTATCTGATCGAGATCGTGATGATCCGCCGGTGCGGCTGGCATCTGAACGCGGTGCAGGTGGCCTGCCTGCCGGTGCGTGATCTGCTGCTGCCGGTCATCTGGGTAATCGGATTGTTGAAACGCACCTATGAATGGAATGGCCATATCATTCGGCTGTCCCGCGAAGGCCCGAATCAGGGATAA
- a CDS encoding Lrp/AsnC family transcriptional regulator, with the protein MVKQTLDRIDRKIIHELMRDATLPIAELADRVNLSQTPCWKRVRKLETAGVITGRVAVVDPNSIGLGLSVFVEIEATEHTAEWRGALTRVVKDFPEIIEAHRMAGDVDYLLKVAVPDMAAFDAFYVKLTETLPCRNVTSKFSMERIKATTVWPIDITTP; encoded by the coding sequence ATGGTAAAACAGACGCTCGATCGGATTGACCGCAAGATCATTCATGAGCTGATGCGCGACGCGACATTACCGATTGCAGAACTTGCAGATCGGGTGAACCTGTCGCAAACGCCCTGCTGGAAACGTGTGCGCAAGCTGGAAACGGCAGGCGTGATCACCGGCCGCGTCGCGGTGGTCGATCCCAATTCCATCGGCCTTGGCCTGAGCGTCTTTGTCGAGATCGAGGCCACCGAACATACCGCCGAATGGCGCGGCGCGCTGACCCGCGTGGTGAAAGATTTCCCCGAGATTATCGAGGCGCATCGCATGGCCGGTGATGTCGATTACCTGCTGAAAGTCGCTGTGCCCGACATGGCCGCGTTTGACGCCTTTTACGTCAAACTGACCGAGACTCTGCCCTGCCGCAATGTGACCTCGAAATTTTCGATGGAGCGGATCAAGGCCACGACCGTGTGGCCGATCGACATCACGACCCCATAA